A single genomic interval of Saccharothrix saharensis harbors:
- a CDS encoding acyl-CoA dehydrogenase family protein, producing MSTTTAHARTPDFELNFDRLPHEISAFQSTVRAFAQDVVLPRARQLDQAAADDFDWDLVREGYSLGLARVAIPQQFGGLGLGMLGISVAMEELAAADPGVALVFGATMLGQTPILYSGDPHLQSRYLPRFAGDEPVLACNAVTEEEAGCDLIIPANAVHARDVMTARREGDHYVLNGRKKFITNARFAAFASVFANLEGHPGATGLTSFIVDLDQPGVERGPVADKMGYRACLGSELTFTDVVVPVENVVGGELGGMAINMAQSNMARASVAGISTGVARGAFEKARAWCGERVQGGKPLREHQFTAAKLAEMAAKIDAARLLYMYAANKVDNELPAPEYEPAAAKFFADRVAIEVADAAVSLVGARGYLRDHGVEKMLRDAYGARIYEGTPEVLALAITDCLYRADEL from the coding sequence ATGAGCACCACGACGGCCCACGCCCGCACACCGGACTTCGAGCTGAACTTCGACCGCCTGCCCCACGAGATCAGCGCGTTCCAGAGCACCGTCCGCGCCTTCGCCCAGGACGTGGTGCTGCCGCGCGCGCGGCAGCTCGACCAGGCCGCCGCCGACGACTTCGACTGGGACCTGGTCCGCGAGGGGTACTCGCTGGGGCTGGCCAGGGTGGCGATCCCCCAGCAGTTCGGCGGGCTGGGCCTGGGGATGCTCGGCATCTCCGTGGCCATGGAGGAGCTGGCCGCGGCGGACCCCGGTGTCGCCCTGGTCTTCGGCGCCACGATGCTCGGTCAGACGCCGATCCTGTACTCCGGCGACCCGCACCTGCAATCCCGGTACTTGCCGCGGTTCGCGGGTGACGAGCCGGTGCTGGCGTGCAACGCGGTCACCGAGGAGGAGGCCGGCTGCGACCTGATCATCCCGGCCAACGCGGTGCACGCGCGCGACGTGATGACGGCGCGGCGCGAGGGCGACCACTACGTGCTCAACGGTCGCAAGAAGTTCATCACCAACGCCAGGTTCGCCGCCTTCGCCTCGGTGTTCGCCAACCTGGAGGGCCACCCCGGCGCGACCGGGCTGACATCGTTCATCGTGGACCTGGACCAGCCGGGGGTGGAACGCGGCCCGGTGGCGGACAAGATGGGCTACCGGGCGTGCTTGGGCAGCGAGCTGACGTTCACCGACGTCGTCGTACCGGTGGAGAACGTGGTGGGCGGCGAGCTGGGCGGCATGGCGATCAACATGGCGCAGAGCAACATGGCCCGCGCCTCGGTCGCGGGCATCTCCACCGGCGTGGCCCGCGGCGCGTTCGAGAAGGCGCGCGCCTGGTGCGGCGAGCGCGTCCAGGGCGGCAAACCGCTGCGGGAGCACCAGTTCACGGCGGCCAAGCTCGCCGAGATGGCCGCGAAGATCGACGCCGCCCGACTGCTGTACATGTACGCGGCCAACAAGGTCGACAACGAGCTGCCCGCGCCCGAGTACGAGCCCGCCGCGGCCAAGTTCTTCGCCGACCGGGTCGCCATCGAGGTGGCCGACGCCGCCGTGAGCCTCGTCGGCGCCCGCGGCTACCTGCGTGACCACGGCGTGGAGAAGATGTTGCGCGACGCCTACGGTGCCCGGATCTACGAGGGCACGCCGGAGGTGCTGGCGCTGGCGATCACCGACTGCCTCTACCGCGCGGATGAGCTGTGA
- a CDS encoding helix-turn-helix domain-containing protein — MPGGRLTDEDRRDIASGLARGLGYAEIARRLGRPTSTITREVGRNGGARDYRADRAHQATRRRARRRRSATHPEPPVVVGAEGRDPRAVLAFAEEFAAAMVGMGLPRMAARVLASLVTTDSGALTAAELAGRLRVSPASVSKAVGYLEGLELLRRERGTRRRETYSIDDDMWLRTWLTSARTNALLADTAQRGVDVLDPATPAGARLDHMRRFFARLSDDMSGGPTSVGGDVVTVLAALVRAVTPEAADQLAAELGWPPDRVAHALHDAAQVTR, encoded by the coding sequence GTGCCGGGAGGCAGGCTGACCGACGAGGACCGCCGTGACATCGCGTCGGGCCTGGCCCGGGGGCTGGGCTACGCCGAGATCGCGCGACGGCTGGGCCGACCGACGTCCACCATCACCCGCGAGGTCGGCCGCAACGGCGGGGCCCGCGACTACCGGGCCGACCGCGCCCACCAGGCGACCCGCAGACGTGCCCGGCGGCGCAGGTCCGCCACGCACCCCGAACCGCCGGTCGTCGTCGGCGCGGAGGGCCGTGACCCGCGCGCGGTGCTCGCGTTCGCGGAGGAGTTCGCCGCGGCGATGGTCGGGATGGGGTTGCCGCGGATGGCCGCACGGGTGCTGGCGAGCCTCGTCACGACCGACAGCGGCGCGCTCACCGCGGCCGAGCTGGCCGGCCGGTTGCGGGTGAGCCCGGCGTCGGTGTCCAAGGCGGTCGGCTACCTCGAAGGGCTGGAACTGCTGCGCCGCGAACGCGGTACCCGACGGCGGGAGACGTACTCCATCGACGACGACATGTGGCTGCGGACGTGGCTGACCAGCGCGCGGACCAACGCGCTGCTCGCCGACACGGCCCAGCGCGGCGTCGACGTGCTCGACCCGGCCACGCCCGCCGGCGCCAGACTGGACCACATGCGCCGGTTCTTCGCTCGGCTCAGCGACGACATGTCCGGCGGGCCGACCTCGGTCGGCGGCGACGTCGTCACCGTGCTGGCCGCGCTCGTCCGCGCCGTCACCCCCGAGGCCGCCGACCAGCTCGCCGCCGAGCTGGGCTGGCCGCCGGACCGCGTCGCCCACGCGCTGCACGACGCCGCGCAGGTCACGCGCTGA
- a CDS encoding toll/interleukin-1 receptor domain-containing protein — translation MPGSEGVTMTVFVSYTRADESLVRALRQDLDRMGHQVWLDHEIHGGELWWREIIRTIQAARVFVFALSEASWKSVPCHTEFEYAQQLGVPVLPVQVGPLDHLRIPIMERQLVDYRERSADAVVALAGALTELTARPRVLPNPLPPPPKVPFEYLYRIAELLGPAPIPPERQETIIGQLRRHLRTERDEVARADIVKLLREFRERGEITNLNSREIDEILANVGPGAGEDLPEGATWLSAADDWEKNPVVIGPPPPPEEEPVQPPSGGPGTTPTWLRDVIAAEGQPTVAQPKPATPPPSRQWWQGGDSASTRSSAERPAAPRPEPRPPEGLKAAVPEEQAVPEPPARKWSARRLGRLSVLFFALAVVYLVAALNVPAIGVVAVPMLIAGVVFAVQARRRQER, via the coding sequence GTGCCCGGATCGGAGGGCGTGACCATGACCGTCTTCGTCAGCTACACCCGTGCCGACGAGAGCCTGGTGCGCGCCCTCCGACAGGACCTCGACCGGATGGGGCACCAGGTCTGGCTCGACCACGAGATCCACGGCGGTGAGCTGTGGTGGCGCGAGATCATCCGCACGATCCAGGCGGCGCGGGTGTTCGTGTTCGCGCTGTCCGAGGCGTCCTGGAAGTCGGTGCCCTGCCACACGGAGTTCGAGTACGCGCAGCAGCTCGGCGTGCCCGTGCTCCCGGTGCAGGTCGGGCCGCTGGACCACCTCCGCATCCCGATCATGGAACGCCAGCTGGTCGACTACCGGGAGCGCAGCGCCGACGCGGTCGTGGCGCTGGCGGGCGCGCTCACGGAGCTGACCGCCCGGCCGCGCGTGCTGCCGAACCCCCTGCCACCCCCGCCGAAGGTGCCGTTCGAGTACCTGTACCGGATCGCCGAGCTCCTCGGCCCCGCGCCGATCCCGCCGGAACGGCAGGAGACCATCATCGGCCAGTTGCGCCGGCACCTGCGCACCGAGCGCGACGAGGTCGCCCGCGCCGACATCGTCAAGCTGCTGCGCGAGTTCCGCGAGCGCGGCGAGATCACCAACCTCAACTCGCGGGAGATCGACGAGATCCTGGCCAACGTCGGGCCGGGCGCGGGCGAAGACCTGCCCGAGGGCGCCACCTGGCTGTCGGCGGCCGACGACTGGGAGAAGAACCCGGTGGTGATCGGTCCGCCGCCCCCGCCGGAGGAGGAACCGGTCCAGCCGCCGAGCGGAGGTCCCGGGACGACACCGACCTGGCTGCGGGACGTGATTGCGGCCGAGGGACAACCGACCGTCGCGCAACCGAAGCCCGCCACGCCGCCGCCGAGCAGGCAGTGGTGGCAGGGCGGCGACTCGGCGTCCACGCGGTCGTCAGCCGAACGGCCGGCGGCGCCGCGGCCCGAACCGCGTCCACCGGAAGGGCTGAAAGCCGCCGTCCCGGAGGAACAGGCCGTGCCGGAACCGCCCGCGCGGAAGTGGAGCGCCCGCCGGTTGGGCCGCCTGAGCGTGCTGTTCTTCGCGCTCGCGGTCGTGTACCTGGTGGCCGCGCTGAACGTGCCCGCGATCGGCGTCGTCGCCGTGCCGATGCTGATCGCGGGAGTGGTGTTCGCCGTGCAGGCCCGACGGCGGCAGGAGCGATGA
- a CDS encoding ABC transporter permease — protein MNPTTTASRAGWRRGLIELRQSLTNGADLWNHAFWPVLMLVVTYFLRDVSFGGTGFSVGALALPSILGMNAAMAMVTMSQLLAAEREDGTLLRAKATPNGMLGYLVGKIVFVAGGLLVDLAIFLVPGVFLVSGLVTGSVDAWLTLAWVLALGMLAALPIGAVLGSVFAGARGQGLLMLPILGMIAVSGIFYPVTALPGWVQWVAQVFPVYWLGLGMRSALLPDAAVTVEIGESWRHLETVGVLTAWAVLGLVLAPVVLRRMARRESGSSVAERREKSLQRVR, from the coding sequence GTGAACCCCACCACGACGGCATCGCGTGCCGGTTGGCGGAGGGGCCTGATCGAGCTCCGGCAGTCGCTGACCAACGGCGCGGACCTGTGGAACCACGCGTTCTGGCCCGTGCTGATGCTGGTCGTCACGTACTTCCTGCGTGACGTGTCGTTCGGCGGGACCGGCTTCTCGGTCGGCGCGCTCGCGCTGCCGAGCATCCTGGGCATGAACGCCGCGATGGCCATGGTCACCATGAGCCAACTGCTCGCCGCCGAACGCGAGGACGGCACGCTCCTGCGCGCCAAGGCCACGCCCAACGGGATGCTGGGCTACCTGGTCGGCAAGATCGTCTTCGTGGCCGGTGGCCTGCTCGTGGACCTGGCGATCTTCCTGGTGCCGGGGGTGTTCCTGGTCTCCGGCCTGGTCACCGGCAGCGTGGACGCGTGGCTGACGCTGGCGTGGGTGCTGGCGCTGGGCATGCTCGCGGCCCTGCCGATCGGCGCGGTGCTGGGTTCGGTGTTCGCCGGCGCCCGCGGGCAGGGCCTGCTGATGCTCCCGATCCTCGGCATGATCGCTGTCTCGGGCATCTTCTACCCGGTCACGGCCCTGCCGGGCTGGGTGCAGTGGGTCGCCCAGGTCTTCCCGGTCTACTGGCTCGGCCTGGGCATGCGCTCGGCGCTGCTGCCCGACGCCGCCGTCACCGTGGAGATCGGGGAGTCCTGGCGGCACCTGGAGACCGTCGGCGTGCTCACCGCGTGGGCGGTCCTCGGCCTGGTCCTGGCGCCGGTCGTGCTGCGGCGGATGGCGCGGCGGGAGTCCGGGTCGAGCGTGGCCGAGCGCCGGGAGAAGTCACTCCAACGGGTCCGGTAG
- a CDS encoding CG0192-related protein, producing the protein MALIHQATLTPTKAELLAGWLPGRGWHTGPTGEVRRVAGYRFDDPAGAVGIETMLVQVGDGPVHQVPLTYRDAPLDGAEQWLIGTSEHSTLGKRWVYDAVGDPVYAAVLAEAILTGQGQVEEFWQVDGRLQRRELTMGIAVTGDGGAEVAAASAVERVTEGERTLIVTQTAELTVLRRLDPGAELTGAVLTGTWAGQETPVPLASASPR; encoded by the coding sequence ATGGCCCTGATCCACCAAGCCACGCTGACCCCGACCAAGGCCGAGCTGCTGGCCGGCTGGCTGCCCGGCCGCGGCTGGCACACCGGCCCGACCGGCGAGGTGCGGCGGGTGGCGGGCTACCGCTTCGACGACCCGGCCGGCGCGGTCGGGATCGAGACGATGCTGGTCCAGGTCGGCGACGGGCCGGTGCACCAGGTGCCGCTGACCTACCGCGACGCGCCGCTGGACGGGGCCGAGCAGTGGCTGATCGGCACCTCCGAGCACTCGACGCTGGGCAAGCGCTGGGTGTACGACGCGGTCGGCGACCCGGTGTACGCGGCGGTGCTCGCCGAGGCGATCCTCACCGGGCAGGGGCAGGTCGAGGAGTTCTGGCAGGTCGACGGCCGGCTCCAGCGGCGGGAGCTCACCATGGGCATCGCGGTGACCGGGGACGGTGGCGCGGAGGTCGCCGCCGCGAGTGCGGTCGAGCGCGTGACCGAGGGCGAGCGGACGCTGATCGTCACGCAGACCGCCGAGTTGACCGTGCTGCGTCGGCTCGACCCGGGCGCCGAGCTCACCGGCGCCGTCCTGACCGGCACGTGGGCCGGTCAGGAGACACCGGTGCCGCTGGCGTCCGCCTCGCCGCGCTGA
- a CDS encoding GNAT family N-acetyltransferase: MTLAHRPPRYVEPAAEPEAYVTLLVTARSHAGLGVGSALPAHARDETRRAGVEPLRVDCYAGSGGALVDCYRRNAFEPTEPFTVGSWPGQVLAQRVRTSPE; this comes from the coding sequence ATGACACTCGCGCACCGACCGCCCCGGTACGTCGAACCGGCCGCCGAGCCGGAGGCGTACGTGACGCTGCTCGTCACGGCGCGGTCGCACGCGGGGCTGGGCGTCGGCAGCGCTCTCCCGGCGCACGCCCGCGACGAGACCCGCCGGGCGGGCGTCGAGCCGCTCCGGGTCGACTGCTACGCCGGTTCGGGCGGCGCGCTGGTCGACTGCTACCGGCGCAACGCGTTCGAGCCGACCGAGCCGTTCACCGTCGGCTCGTGGCCGGGGCAGGTGTTGGCCCAACGGGTCCGCACTTCGCCGGAGTAG
- a CDS encoding ATP-binding protein: protein MLCVETVKAADLSLLGREESTDRLRRALAELGTGRGGCVVVEGSAGIGKTKFLEHVADQAQRQGVRVQRGRATELDSSLPLAALCGMFRTAGATGVGPLFRVRRDREPHDLVEEVVARIADWAGGRPALVAVDDAHWVDEVTAHVLRAVIRDTRSRPVLWVLTRCPVGGAVPAKAMLDLIVREGAELLVLPPLSRAVVRRMCAQLLRAEPDEAVLMMAERCGGSPYLLEKLLTAALKAEVVRVEGGRAFMVEFALPGDFVDAVERYLEPLSERARRILTVASVLNRPFTLHEVAKLSGCGIPGSLPVVKEVIDASVLAGDGARLAFRHELVREALYEGLPAALRAALHREAAGLGRSEGVSPVESIEHLIRSGQAEAEALGVLLRQAVEETADHDPVPRDRAFAPGRPAEPVRGAVPGSGRVPAARAPVEASRPQPSNDVSAELLATKAQNLVRLYEFAAGEQLAPTADGTGERMTRAAQLCTRAALADVARGRGRLDLSLVLAREAVQLAERIGRESLAHHPRLQFCRTATALDLFDEARAVAEQGRRVASAIGGAWSHPQYHLVLAELHLAAGRLDDARSTAEAGLATSADRRAPQAVMPLLALLARLALRCDAPETAADLLHEADRVAARQGEHGYELAFARAEYWAALDRAVDGFEAVEAMYPSLVAWPLPLVQEPLVAMRLLDLARRARRPEEAWSVVTAVKAVAARNPRSRSLNGVAAHVDALHRGDTAALRQAVHLLRDTPRPLVLAAALEDLALAERDDGRHEPAARLLAEAEELHRHAASARDRERVAALRRGLAGPPAGGTADTTAWDSLTPSELRVVRFVAQGLTNREVAQRLSVSRHTVDSHLRHTFTKLGVGNRVELTRAFLAREGAIPNGAVTSH from the coding sequence ATGCTGTGTGTCGAAACGGTGAAGGCCGCGGACCTGTCTCTATTGGGCCGTGAGGAATCGACGGACCGGCTGCGGCGGGCACTGGCCGAACTGGGGACCGGCAGGGGCGGCTGCGTGGTGGTGGAGGGCTCCGCCGGGATCGGCAAGACCAAGTTCCTCGAGCACGTGGCCGATCAGGCACAGCGGCAGGGCGTCCGGGTGCAGCGGGGGCGTGCCACCGAACTGGACTCCTCGCTGCCGCTCGCCGCGCTGTGCGGCATGTTCCGCACCGCGGGGGCAACCGGGGTCGGGCCGCTGTTCCGGGTCCGGCGGGACAGAGAGCCGCACGACCTCGTGGAGGAAGTCGTCGCGCGGATCGCCGACTGGGCGGGCGGGCGGCCAGCGCTGGTCGCGGTGGACGACGCCCACTGGGTCGACGAGGTGACCGCGCACGTGCTGCGCGCCGTCATCCGGGACACCCGGTCGCGGCCGGTGCTGTGGGTGCTGACCCGGTGCCCGGTGGGCGGTGCGGTGCCCGCCAAGGCGATGCTCGACCTGATCGTGCGCGAGGGCGCCGAACTGCTCGTCCTGCCGCCGCTGTCGAGGGCCGTGGTCAGGCGGATGTGCGCCCAGCTGCTGCGGGCCGAGCCCGACGAGGCCGTGCTGATGATGGCCGAGCGCTGCGGCGGGAGCCCGTACCTGCTGGAGAAGCTGCTCACCGCGGCGCTGAAGGCCGAGGTCGTCCGGGTCGAGGGCGGTCGGGCGTTCATGGTGGAGTTCGCCCTGCCGGGCGACTTCGTGGACGCCGTCGAGCGGTACCTGGAACCGCTGTCGGAGCGGGCCCGGCGGATCCTCACCGTCGCCTCGGTGCTCAACCGCCCGTTCACCCTGCACGAGGTCGCCAAGCTCAGCGGTTGCGGGATACCGGGGTCGCTGCCGGTGGTCAAGGAGGTCATCGACGCCTCGGTGCTGGCCGGCGACGGCGCCCGGCTGGCGTTCCGGCACGAACTCGTCCGGGAGGCTCTCTACGAGGGGTTGCCGGCGGCGTTGCGCGCGGCCCTGCACCGCGAGGCGGCGGGGCTGGGACGCAGCGAAGGCGTGTCGCCGGTGGAGTCGATCGAGCACCTGATCCGCAGTGGTCAGGCCGAGGCCGAGGCCCTGGGCGTGCTGCTGCGCCAGGCGGTGGAGGAGACGGCCGACCACGACCCGGTCCCGCGCGACCGCGCGTTCGCACCGGGCCGCCCCGCCGAACCGGTGCGGGGCGCCGTGCCCGGCTCAGGTCGTGTGCCGGCCGCACGTGCCCCGGTCGAGGCGTCGCGACCGCAGCCGTCGAACGACGTGTCGGCGGAACTGCTCGCCACCAAGGCGCAGAACCTGGTGCGCCTGTACGAGTTCGCCGCCGGCGAGCAGCTCGCGCCCACCGCGGACGGCACGGGCGAGCGGATGACCAGGGCCGCGCAGCTGTGCACGCGTGCGGCGCTGGCCGACGTGGCTCGCGGCCGCGGCAGGCTCGACCTGTCCCTGGTCCTGGCCCGCGAGGCCGTGCAGCTCGCCGAGCGGATCGGACGGGAGAGCCTGGCGCACCACCCGCGGCTGCAGTTCTGCCGGACCGCGACCGCGCTGGACCTGTTCGACGAGGCCCGGGCCGTGGCCGAGCAGGGACGGCGGGTCGCGAGCGCGATCGGCGGCGCGTGGTCGCACCCGCAGTACCACCTGGTGCTGGCCGAGCTGCACTTGGCGGCCGGTCGGCTGGACGACGCGCGGTCGACGGCGGAGGCCGGGCTGGCGACCTCCGCCGACCGGAGGGCGCCCCAGGCGGTCATGCCGCTGCTGGCCCTGCTCGCGAGGTTGGCGCTGCGCTGCGACGCGCCGGAGACCGCGGCCGACCTCCTGCACGAGGCCGACCGGGTGGCCGCCCGACAGGGTGAGCACGGGTACGAACTGGCCTTCGCACGGGCCGAGTACTGGGCCGCGCTCGACCGGGCGGTGGACGGGTTCGAGGCGGTGGAGGCGATGTACCCGTCCCTGGTCGCCTGGCCGTTGCCGCTCGTGCAGGAGCCGCTGGTGGCGATGCGGCTGCTGGACCTGGCGAGGCGGGCGCGCCGGCCGGAGGAGGCGTGGTCGGTCGTGACCGCGGTCAAGGCCGTGGCGGCGCGCAATCCCCGGTCGCGGTCGCTGAACGGGGTCGCCGCGCACGTCGACGCCCTGCACCGGGGCGACACGGCGGCGTTGCGGCAGGCGGTCCACCTCCTCCGGGACACCCCGAGGCCGCTGGTGCTGGCGGCGGCGCTGGAGGACTTGGCGCTCGCGGAACGGGACGACGGCAGGCACGAACCGGCCGCGCGACTGCTGGCCGAGGCGGAGGAGCTGCACCGCCACGCCGCCTCGGCGCGCGACCGGGAACGGGTGGCGGCGCTGAGGCGCGGCTTGGCCGGCCCACCCGCCGGCGGGACAGCCGACACCACGGCGTGGGACAGCCTCACGCCGTCCGAGCTGAGGGTCGTCCGGTTCGTCGCTCAAGGCCTGACGAACCGGGAAGTGGCCCAACGACTCTCGGTGTCCCGGCACACCGTCGACAGCCACCTGCGGCACACCTTCACCAAATTGGGGGTGGGGAACAGGGTGGAGCTGACGCGCGCTTTCCTCGCTCGCGAAGGCGCGATCCCGAACGGTGCGGTGACGTCACACTAG
- a CDS encoding ABC transporter ATP-binding protein — protein sequence MTSEQVVLDVEGLRMRYGTTDVLHDVTFHARHGEVLALLGPNGAGKTTTIEILEGFRMRSAGRVSVLGADPAHADEGWRARVGVVLQSWRDHGKWRVRELLHHLGTYYACYATDRIARPWDPDELVAAVGLAAQADRKVRTLSGGQRRRLDVAVGIVGRPELLFLDEPTTGFDPVARREFHELVRRLAAQDATTILLTTHDLDEAEKLADRIVVLDGGRIVADGTAEELAQRIAGEDEVRWTHAGRSHVRHVRESTKFVHDLFRRHGDGITDLEVRRASLEDTYLSLVRRVEAGGVAG from the coding sequence ATGACGAGCGAGCAAGTCGTGCTCGACGTCGAAGGCCTGCGCATGCGCTACGGCACGACCGACGTCCTGCACGACGTCACGTTCCACGCCCGCCACGGCGAGGTGCTCGCCCTGCTCGGCCCGAACGGTGCGGGCAAGACGACCACCATCGAGATCCTGGAGGGCTTCCGGATGCGGTCGGCGGGCCGCGTGTCGGTGCTCGGCGCGGACCCGGCCCACGCCGACGAGGGGTGGCGCGCCCGCGTCGGCGTCGTCCTGCAGTCGTGGCGCGACCACGGCAAGTGGCGCGTCCGCGAGCTGCTGCACCACCTGGGCACCTACTACGCCTGCTACGCCACCGACCGGATCGCGCGACCGTGGGACCCGGACGAGCTGGTCGCGGCCGTCGGCCTGGCCGCGCAAGCCGACCGGAAGGTCAGGACGCTGTCCGGCGGTCAGCGGCGCAGGCTGGACGTCGCGGTGGGCATCGTCGGCCGCCCGGAACTGCTGTTCCTGGACGAGCCGACCACCGGCTTCGACCCGGTGGCCCGGCGCGAGTTCCACGAGCTGGTGCGCCGGCTCGCCGCGCAGGACGCCACCACGATCCTGCTCACCACCCACGACCTGGACGAAGCCGAGAAGCTCGCCGACCGGATCGTGGTGCTCGACGGCGGCCGGATCGTCGCCGACGGCACGGCCGAGGAGCTGGCCCAGCGGATCGCGGGCGAGGACGAGGTCCGCTGGACCCACGCCGGACGGTCGCACGTGCGGCACGTGCGGGAGTCCACGAAGTTCGTGCACGACCTGTTCCGCCGCCACGGTGACGGCATCACCGACCTGGAGGTCCGCCGGGCCTCCCTGGAGGACACCTACCTGTCGCTGGTGCGCCGGGTCGAGGCGGGAGGGGTGGCCGGGTGA
- a CDS encoding flavin monoamine oxidase family protein, whose translation MTLDALELLKQGLPDSSAPRRRVVVVGAGMAGLTSAMLLKEAGHEVTILEGQNRLGGRILTHRDFAGDMYGEFGAMRFPQQHPLVSWLIEEKFKLPTKPFPMYDEDTFVYLQGKGVRRRDFTADQFSFDLLSGEADKAPHDLLRHTVQPLIDIMEQEDEAKAWHRLLTDYDRYTLLGYLKERGLSDGALSMLGPLFNLEGRYHFSLVEWFSHFYEDVFGHLVYIVDGADSLPRAFEPTLMDDIRFGALVHGIDQDDSGVRVHYRAGRRTQTVAADEVIVTVPFASLRHMEIQGLDPDKWYAIRNTYYGRAHKLFMQFSERWWESAYGITHGLTVTDLAIRNIVYPPAGQDTRFGKGVMIASYCWEQDSMPYTPLAGEESVMQALEDLVKIHPEARDTFEFGVYKDWALDWFACGIGPLFRAFEMSETFYEDVIRPVNRVWFANDACDRRHRRWVEGALKAAVKNAYAIHEGLRDEMPWKD comes from the coding sequence ATGACGTTGGACGCGCTCGAACTGCTCAAACAAGGTTTGCCGGACAGTTCCGCGCCGCGCCGGCGGGTCGTCGTGGTCGGTGCCGGGATGGCCGGGCTGACCTCGGCGATGCTGCTGAAGGAAGCGGGCCACGAGGTGACGATCCTCGAGGGCCAGAACCGGCTGGGCGGGCGCATCCTGACCCACCGCGATTTCGCGGGCGACATGTACGGCGAGTTCGGCGCGATGCGGTTCCCGCAGCAGCACCCGCTGGTCTCGTGGCTGATCGAGGAGAAGTTCAAGCTCCCCACCAAACCCTTTCCCATGTACGACGAGGACACTTTCGTGTACTTGCAGGGAAAGGGCGTGCGGCGCCGCGACTTCACCGCCGACCAGTTCTCGTTCGACCTGCTGTCCGGTGAGGCGGACAAGGCGCCGCACGACCTGCTGCGGCACACCGTGCAGCCGTTGATCGACATCATGGAGCAGGAGGACGAGGCGAAGGCCTGGCACCGGCTGCTCACCGACTACGACCGGTACACGCTGCTCGGCTACCTCAAGGAACGCGGCCTGAGCGACGGCGCGCTGTCCATGCTCGGGCCGTTGTTCAACCTGGAAGGCCGCTACCACTTCTCGCTGGTCGAGTGGTTCTCCCACTTCTACGAGGACGTGTTCGGCCACCTCGTCTACATCGTGGACGGCGCGGACTCGCTGCCCCGGGCGTTCGAGCCGACCCTGATGGACGACATCCGGTTCGGCGCGCTCGTGCACGGCATCGACCAGGACGATTCCGGAGTGCGCGTGCACTACCGCGCCGGCCGCCGCACGCAGACGGTCGCGGCCGACGAGGTGATCGTGACCGTGCCGTTCGCGAGCCTGCGGCACATGGAGATCCAAGGGCTGGACCCGGACAAGTGGTACGCCATCCGCAACACCTACTACGGCCGGGCGCACAAGCTCTTCATGCAGTTCAGCGAGCGGTGGTGGGAGAGCGCGTACGGCATCACGCACGGCCTCACCGTGACCGACCTGGCGATCCGCAACATCGTCTACCCGCCCGCGGGCCAGGACACCCGGTTCGGCAAGGGCGTGATGATCGCGTCGTACTGCTGGGAGCAGGACAGCATGCCGTACACCCCGCTGGCCGGCGAGGAGAGCGTGATGCAGGCGCTGGAGGACCTGGTCAAGATCCACCCCGAGGCGCGTGACACGTTCGAGTTCGGCGTCTACAAGGACTGGGCGCTGGACTGGTTCGCGTGCGGCATCGGCCCGCTGTTCCGGGCGTTCGAGATGAGCGAGACGTTCTACGAGGACGTGATCCGACCGGTGAACCGGGTGTGGTTCGCCAACGACGCCTGCGACCGGCGGCACCGGCGGTGGGTGGAAGGTGCGCTCAAGGCGGCGGTGAAGAACGCCTACGCGATCCACGAGGGGCTGCGCGACGAGATGCCCTGGAAGGACTGA